The following are encoded together in the Bubalus kerabau isolate K-KA32 ecotype Philippines breed swamp buffalo chromosome 3, PCC_UOA_SB_1v2, whole genome shotgun sequence genome:
- the SERINC2 gene encoding serine incorporator 2: MGACLGACSLLSCASCLCGSAPCILCSCCPCSHNSTLSRLFFTVFLFLGVLVCIIMLSPGVESQLYKLPWVCNEGTGSHVVLQGHIDCGSLLGHRAVYRMCFAMAAFFFLFSLLMVCVRSSRDPRAAIQNGFWFFKFLIFVGITVGAFYIPDGSFSNIWFYFGVVGSFIFLLIQLLLLIDFAHSWNQRWLCKAEECDSRAWYAGLFFFTLLFYALSITAVALLFVYYTQPGACYEGKVFIGLNLTLCVCVSIVAVLPKIQDAQPNSGLLQASVITLYTMFVTWLALSNVPDQKCNPHLLTHFGNGTVLAGPEGYETHWWDAPSIVGLVVFILCTVFISLRSSDHRQVNSLMQTEECPPVLDATQQQQQVVVSEGRAFDNEQDGVTYSYSFFHLCLVLASVHIMMTLTNWYRPGETRKMISTWTAVWVKICASWTGLLLYLWTLVAPLLLPNRDFS, encoded by the exons ATGGGGGCCTGTCTGGGCGCCTGCtccctgctcagctgc GCGTCCTGCCTCTGCGGCTCTGCCCCCTGCATCCTGTGCAGCTGCTGCCCCTGTAGCCACAACTCCACGCTGAGCCGCCTCTTCTTCACGGTCTTCCTCTTCCTCGGGGTGCTGGTGTGCATCATCATGCTGAGTCCTGGCGTGGAAAGCCAGCTCTACAAG CTGCCCTGGGTGTGTAACGAGGGGACCGGATCCCACGTCGTCCTGCAGGGCCACATCGACTGTGGCTCCCTGCTCGGCCACCGCGCCGTCTACCGCATGTGTTTCGCTATGGCggccttcttcttccttttctctttgctcatGGTCTGTGTGCGGAGCAGTCGAGACCCCAGGGCTGCCATCCAGAACGG GTTTTGGTTCTTTAAGTTCCTGATTTTCGTGGGCATCACCGTGGGCGCCTTCTACATCCCCGATGGCTCCTTCTCCAACA tCTGGTTCTACTTCGGTGTCGTGGGCTCCTTCATCTTCCTCCTCATCCAGCTACTGCTGCTCATCGACTTTGCGCACTCCTGGAACCAGCGGTGGCTGTGCAAGGCCGAGGAGTGTGACTCCCGTGCCTGGTACGCAG GCCTCTTCTTCTTCACCCTCCTCTTCTACGCGCTGTCGATCACGGCTGTGGCGCTGCTGTTCGTCTACTACACCCAGCCCGGTGCCTGCTACGAGGGCAAGGTTTTCATTGGCCTCAACCTCACTCTTTGTGTCTGTGTCTCAATCGTTGCTGTTCTGCCCAAGATCCAG GATGCCCAGCCCAACTCGGGTCTGCTGCAGGCCTCGGTCATCACTCTCTACACCATGTTTGTCACCTGGTTGGCCTTGTCCAACGTCCCCG ATCAGAAATGCAACCCTCACCTGCTGACCCACTTTGGCAACGGGACGGTCCTGGCAGGCCCCGAGGGCTACGAGACCCACTGGTGGGACGCGCCGAGCATCGTGGGTCTCGTCGTCTTCATCCTGTGCACTGTCTTCATCAG TCTGCGCTCCTCAGACCACCGGCAGGTGAACAGCCTGATGCAGACGGAGGAGTGCCCGCCTGTGCTGGACgccacgcagcagcagcagcaggtggtggTCTCCGAGGGCCGGGCCTTTGACAACGAGCAGGACGGTGTCACCTACAGCTATTCCTTCTTCCACTTGTGCCTGGTACTCGCTTCTGTCCACATTATGATGACACTCACCAACTGGTACAG ACCTGGTGAGACCCGGAAGATGATCAGCACATGGACTGCCGTGTGGGTGAAGATCTGCGCCAGCTGGACGGGGCTACTCCTCTATCTGTGGACCCTGGTagcccccctcctcctgcccaacCGCGACTTCAGCTGA